In Flammeovirga kamogawensis, the sequence AGAACTTTTACAGCATGATCTTGCTAAATTTGAAAAAATAAAGAAGTTTACTTTATTGCCTAATGAATTTTCTATTGAGAGCGGTGAGATGACACCAACTCTAAAATTAAAAAGAAAGGCAATTAGTGAGAGATATAAACAACAGATTGATGAAATTTACGCAAAGTAATTTCTCAATAGTGTAATGGATAGAAGAAGGTTGATGGATTGATAATCCGTCAACCTTTTATTTTTATTGATGCATTAAATAGTTCAAATTACCTTATTTCTTTTGTCTGTAGATTCAAGAACTTTAAAAGGTATTATTTTAATGATTACAAATTGAATTAATGCTATACAGGGAATATTCGAGATATTTTGAGCCTTATATCCAATTAAATGGAAAAATTTAAAAAGATTTACAAGTATTCTCTTAAAACCTTATACAAAAGTTTTTATTTCTGAGTTCATTTTAGGTAATTTACGCGTTAATTGAAATTAAACTCCTTTATTGTGTTTGGGTCAATAAATAGAATTACGTATAAAACGTATTTTTATCACCTGGATATGGAGCAAGATGGAGATTTAAGAGTAATTAATTTTTGAAGAAAATAATTTCAAAGTAGAATAATAATATGTCAGTACTATCTTTCCAAAAGCCAGATAAAGTAGTAATGGAAAAGACCGATAACACAAATAAGGGTCTTTTTGAATTCAAACCACTTGAAAGAGGTTTCGGTGCAACTATCGGTAACTCTTTCAGACGAATATTACTTTCATCTCTAGAAGGATACGCGGTAGTAGGAGTTAAATTTCCTAATGTCGTTCAAGAATCATCAAAAATTAATGGAGTAGTAGAAGAGGTATCTGAAATTATTCTTAATCTTAAGCAGATTCGTATTAAAAAAGCTGCTAATATTGAGGAGCCTTCACAAAAAATTAGTGTTGATTTCAGTGGTAAAACTCAACTTACTGCAGGTGATGTAGCGCAATTTACTGATGAGTATACAATCTTAAACCCAGATTTAGTAATCTGTAACTTAGATGGTGCTAATAGCTTAAATATTGAATTAACTGTTCATGCTGGTAGAGGTTATTTATCATCAAAAGATCAGTTAGTAAGTGATACTACAGATGCAGTTGGATATACACCAATTGATGCTGTATTCACACCAATCAAAAACGTGGAATACCATGTTGAAAATACACGTGTAGAGCAACGTACTGACTACGAAAAACTTGTAATTACAATTGAAACTGATGGTTCTGTAGATCCTCAGGAAGCGTTACAAGGTGCTGCAAACATTTTGATTCAGCATTTTGCACAAATCACGGATAAAGACATCACTTTTGAGATGCAAAAACGTGAGACTCCTGAAGAATTAGATCCTGTAGAAATCAAGAGACGTGCAATCCTTGAAACTTCTATTGCTGACCTTGAGCTTTCAGTTCGTGCTTACAACTCTTTAAAAGCAGGTGAAGTAAAAACTTTAGGTGATTTAGTTTCTCTTGAAATTCGTGACCTAATGAAATTCCGTAACTTTGGTAAGAAAACACTTACTGAGTTAGAGGAGTTATTATCTGAAAGAGATTTAACATTCGGTATGGATGTTTCTAAATATCGTTTAGGACAAGATTAATTTTAATCTTTTGTCTAGTCCGTCCATAGCGTTACAGATTTAGACTA encodes:
- a CDS encoding DNA-directed RNA polymerase subunit alpha; amino-acid sequence: MSVLSFQKPDKVVMEKTDNTNKGLFEFKPLERGFGATIGNSFRRILLSSLEGYAVVGVKFPNVVQESSKINGVVEEVSEIILNLKQIRIKKAANIEEPSQKISVDFSGKTQLTAGDVAQFTDEYTILNPDLVICNLDGANSLNIELTVHAGRGYLSSKDQLVSDTTDAVGYTPIDAVFTPIKNVEYHVENTRVEQRTDYEKLVITIETDGSVDPQEALQGAANILIQHFAQITDKDITFEMQKRETPEELDPVEIKRRAILETSIADLELSVRAYNSLKAGEVKTLGDLVSLEIRDLMKFRNFGKKTLTELEELLSERDLTFGMDVSKYRLGQD